The following coding sequences lie in one Mucilaginibacter sp. KACC 22773 genomic window:
- a CDS encoding RICIN domain-containing protein, whose protein sequence is MKKIFSLLIAAGILITGCKKDNSPATQPVKTEVTTPDKPLTVDSTPASALKGVNWACDGDNFSDGILVLSGLASTDSYATVSAKADAVISGLQTNTGANTLRLPVNYPTVSQTWWNSYTGVIDKALSKGMNVILGCWESKSAADGVIDNTTQFWSMWQTIVNKYGSNTHVYFEIFNEPHGYTLSAWTTICAQWLSNYPSIPQGRILVSGTSYSQDITGVGADSRFSGCLLSIHDYTFFSNGTNTTAAQWESRLRGNIGSYSSRAVLTEFGVPMTGGKNYTGAIGGDQEIAYLQGLTNQVRAFGMGSVYWPGIRTGDSYAMETLGGTGTSLTVSNTNASGLSRLKYGWGVGAGGTDTFYPTAYYRLLNVNSGSALDVNGSSTANGAGIIQWPQNGGNNQQWIITSNGGGYYKVTNRNSTLALDVNSASTANGASIIQWPWNGGNNQQWQFTAVTDGVYKVINRNSGLVLDVNGGVTTNGAGIIQWPWNGGNNQQWQIVQQ, encoded by the coding sequence ATGAAAAAAATATTTAGTTTACTAATCGCAGCGGGTATTTTAATAACCGGCTGTAAAAAAGATAATAGTCCTGCAACTCAACCTGTAAAAACAGAGGTGACCACTCCGGATAAGCCCCTCACTGTTGATTCAACCCCGGCAAGCGCGCTAAAAGGGGTTAACTGGGCTTGCGATGGTGATAACTTTAGCGATGGGATATTGGTTTTAAGCGGCCTGGCATCAACCGATAGTTATGCCACCGTATCGGCAAAGGCCGATGCTGTAATATCAGGCCTTCAAACCAACACAGGTGCAAATACGCTGCGGTTGCCGGTAAATTACCCAACAGTATCACAAACCTGGTGGAACTCCTATACAGGAGTAATTGATAAAGCCCTGAGCAAGGGTATGAACGTAATATTAGGTTGCTGGGAGTCAAAGTCGGCTGCGGACGGGGTAATAGATAATACAACCCAGTTTTGGTCTATGTGGCAAACCATCGTCAATAAATATGGCAGCAACACACACGTTTACTTCGAGATATTTAACGAGCCTCATGGTTATACCTTAAGCGCGTGGACAACCATTTGCGCGCAATGGCTAAGCAATTATCCATCCATACCACAAGGGCGCATTTTGGTTAGCGGTACTTCCTACTCGCAGGATATTACCGGCGTTGGGGCCGATAGCCGTTTTAGTGGTTGCTTGTTATCTATACATGATTATACTTTTTTCAGCAACGGCACCAACACCACTGCCGCGCAATGGGAAAGCAGGCTGCGGGGCAATATCGGCAGCTACAGCAGCCGAGCGGTATTAACCGAGTTTGGCGTACCCATGACAGGCGGTAAAAACTACACAGGTGCGATAGGCGGCGATCAGGAGATTGCTTACCTGCAGGGTTTAACCAACCAGGTTAGGGCATTTGGTATGGGCAGCGTTTACTGGCCGGGTATCCGCACCGGCGATAGCTACGCCATGGAAACTTTGGGCGGTACAGGTACAAGCCTCACCGTTTCAAACACCAATGCTTCGGGTTTAAGCCGGCTAAAATATGGCTGGGGCGTGGGCGCAGGTGGTACCGATACCTTTTACCCAACAGCTTACTACCGTTTGTTAAACGTCAACAGCGGTTCGGCTTTAGATGTAAATGGCTCGTCGACAGCTAATGGCGCGGGTATAATACAATGGCCGCAAAACGGAGGCAATAACCAGCAATGGATAATAACCAGCAATGGCGGCGGGTACTACAAAGTAACCAACCGTAACAGTACACTGGCACTTGATGTTAACAGCGCATCAACTGCCAATGGCGCAAGCATTATTCAATGGCCGTGGAATGGCGGCAATAACCAACAGTGGCAGTTTACAGCCGTAACCGATGGCGTTTACAAAGTAATTAACCGCAATAGCGGGCTTGTGTTGGATGTTAATGGCGGCGTAACCACCAATGGTGCCGGCATTATTCAGTGGCCATGGAATGGCGGTAATAACCAGCAATGGCAAATTGTACAACAGTAG
- a CDS encoding RagB/SusD family nutrient uptake outer membrane protein, whose amino-acid sequence MKLQYKAPLYLMVCGMLGTTACKKNILDVQPTDRIATSAIQSDTAVFEAYVTNRYIGAKLQDKEGDGSNPGFGRGFEYSMWSSLTDESIYNNDDATWLIQRGQLAPENLGGAGVLWARSYRSIRECNYALSILPNLPLSAGHKTHIEGELKFIRAFRYQDLIRNYGGVVLMGDKVVNLGDNLQDPSLFKRATIKESIDYVTAQLDDAAAKLPLNNDGTWLLGRATKGAALALKSRLKLYAASPLYNAGTWADAVTAAQAVISLNKYGIYTGGYDNMFLVNETNEVIFERLYTKNANHTHMEIANGPNGYGGWAGNTPLQNLVDDYEMDNGKAITDPTSGYDPTHPYDHRDPRFDATVLHNGSPYRERTVEAFIPGGRDSKDGDSNWNTTKTGYYLRKYMDDAYPLQNPWGNAGFHPWIYFRYAEILLNFAEAANEAYGADVIPVGSTMSARQAINMIRARPGVNMPALAAGLNQSQMRDAVRYERRVELAFEEHRFYDVRRWKIADVTENKPAGGVIITKNANGTFSYTPKVALDGRSFQTKHYWLPIPRTEIQASGGQLQQNAGY is encoded by the coding sequence ATGAAACTACAATATAAAGCCCCGCTGTATTTAATGGTGTGTGGTATGCTGGGTACAACAGCGTGTAAAAAAAATATATTAGATGTGCAGCCTACCGATAGGATTGCTACATCTGCCATTCAATCGGACACGGCTGTATTCGAGGCTTATGTAACCAATCGTTATATCGGTGCTAAGTTACAGGATAAAGAGGGCGATGGATCAAACCCGGGTTTTGGCCGCGGTTTTGAATACAGTATGTGGAGTTCCCTTACCGATGAGTCTATTTATAATAACGATGATGCTACCTGGCTCATACAGCGCGGGCAATTGGCACCCGAAAATTTAGGCGGAGCGGGCGTGCTTTGGGCCCGGAGTTACCGTAGTATAAGGGAATGTAACTATGCTTTAAGCATTTTACCAAACCTGCCTTTAAGCGCCGGGCATAAAACACATATTGAAGGTGAGTTGAAATTTATCAGGGCGTTCCGTTACCAGGACCTTATCCGTAATTACGGCGGGGTGGTGCTAATGGGCGACAAGGTGGTGAACCTGGGCGATAATTTACAGGATCCATCCCTATTCAAAAGAGCAACCATTAAAGAAAGCATTGATTATGTTACAGCTCAGCTTGATGATGCCGCTGCTAAGCTTCCTTTAAATAATGACGGAACCTGGTTGTTAGGCCGTGCTACCAAAGGTGCTGCATTGGCTTTAAAATCACGACTAAAGCTTTATGCTGCAAGTCCGTTGTATAATGCCGGTACATGGGCCGATGCTGTAACAGCAGCGCAAGCGGTTATCAGCCTTAATAAATACGGCATTTATACAGGTGGCTATGATAATATGTTTTTAGTTAACGAAACCAACGAAGTTATTTTCGAGCGTCTGTACACCAAAAATGCCAACCATACCCACATGGAAATTGCCAACGGGCCAAATGGCTATGGAGGTTGGGCTGGTAATACGCCGCTGCAAAACTTAGTTGATGATTATGAGATGGATAATGGTAAAGCAATTACCGATCCTACATCAGGATACGATCCAACACATCCTTACGATCATCGTGACCCAAGGTTTGATGCAACTGTATTACACAACGGATCCCCATACAGAGAGCGTACTGTTGAAGCATTTATTCCGGGGGGAAGAGATAGTAAAGATGGTGACAGTAACTGGAATACCACTAAAACAGGTTATTACCTGCGCAAGTATATGGACGATGCTTACCCGCTTCAAAACCCATGGGGTAATGCCGGGTTCCATCCATGGATCTATTTCCGCTATGCCGAAATCCTGCTAAACTTTGCCGAAGCAGCCAATGAAGCTTACGGAGCCGATGTTATTCCGGTTGGTTCAACTATGTCGGCAAGGCAGGCTATCAATATGATCAGGGCAAGGCCGGGTGTTAATATGCCTGCATTAGCCGCCGGATTAAACCAATCACAAATGCGCGATGCTGTTAGATACGAAAGGCGTGTTGAGCTGGCATTTGAAGAACATCGCTTTTATGATGTACGCCGTTGGAAAATTGCCGATGTTACCGAAAACAAGCCGGCGGGAGGTGTAATAATCACCAAAAATGCCAATGGTACATTTTCATATACGCCTAAAGTGGCATTGGATGGACGCAGTTTCCAAACCAAACATTATTGGTTGCCAATACCACGCACCGAGATACAGGCATCTGGTGGTCAGTTGCAGCAAAATGCAGGTTACTAA
- a CDS encoding glycoside hydrolase family 2 TIM barrel-domain containing protein — protein sequence MNIKNVICFFLLVTLPAGLFAQDKSRPILFNSGWGFHKGDITNGDKGGAAGVLWKAVDLPHDWSIEGPFSEDWASATGYLPGGIGWYKKTFNAEAGWQGKQVYIYFDGVYKKSEVWINGHYLGKRPNGFIPFQYELSKYLNYKGQNIVTVKADHSEFADSRWYTGSGIYRNVYLVVKNPVHVDLWDVAFTTPKISADKADINVKVNISNSTATQAAIGIKINLVDNTGKIAAAIQKQVKVKPGKHETSFDAEISSPRLWDVEHPELYQLQVQLSRNGKQIDAVNQAVGIWNIRFDKDKGFFLNDKSTKLKGVCIHDDAGALGVAVPQEVWVRRLKILKDAGVNSLRLSHNPHADYLYDLCDKMGFLVMDEAFDEWELGKNKWVKGWNVGTPSKDGYHEYFKEWATRDLSDMVLRARNHPSIIMWSIGNEIDYPNDPYTHEVLNTGKNPQIYGKGYLRDHPAASGLTVIAKQLVKAVKAIDTTRPVTAALAGVVMSNEVGYPEELDVVGYNYQEYRYADDHKKYPNRIIYGSENGMQRQAWIAVDSNEYISAQYLWTGIDYLGEAGKWPQRSNGAGLINLAGFKKPEYFYRQSLWADKPMVFIGAKPITQQEDKGIWSHKAIEPVWNWPAGSKIRVDCFTNCQESELFLNGKSLGKISRADAKGQIPSWAVDYEPGELLVKGYNNGIEAASYTLKTAGEASDIKIIADGTIFNTKTKGLSQVEVQVTDKNGVLVANADNEVVVKLTGPAKLLGLESGSTTSHENYQSNTSKVLKGRLLAYIQTTGKPGKTTVQFSAAGLKSASITLTTK from the coding sequence ATGAATATTAAAAACGTCATCTGCTTTTTTTTACTGGTAACGCTTCCGGCGGGTTTGTTTGCGCAAGATAAATCCAGGCCGATATTGTTTAATTCGGGATGGGGGTTCCATAAAGGGGATATTACCAATGGCGATAAAGGCGGCGCAGCCGGTGTTTTATGGAAAGCCGTTGATTTGCCGCACGATTGGAGTATTGAAGGGCCCTTTAGTGAGGACTGGGCCAGCGCCACGGGCTATTTACCCGGCGGCATAGGCTGGTACAAAAAGACATTTAATGCCGAAGCCGGATGGCAAGGCAAACAGGTTTACATTTATTTTGATGGCGTTTACAAAAAAAGCGAAGTTTGGATAAACGGCCATTACCTGGGCAAGCGCCCCAACGGATTTATTCCGTTTCAGTATGAACTTTCAAAATACCTTAATTACAAGGGACAAAATATAGTAACTGTAAAGGCAGATCATAGTGAGTTTGCCGATTCAAGGTGGTATACCGGTTCTGGAATCTACCGCAACGTTTACCTGGTGGTTAAGAACCCGGTTCATGTTGATCTGTGGGATGTGGCTTTTACTACGCCAAAAATATCTGCAGATAAAGCGGACATCAACGTAAAAGTAAACATCAGCAACAGCACAGCAACCCAGGCAGCTATCGGCATTAAAATAAACCTGGTTGATAATACCGGTAAAATTGCCGCAGCTATACAAAAGCAGGTTAAGGTAAAACCTGGCAAACACGAAACAAGTTTTGATGCCGAAATATCGTCTCCCCGTTTATGGGATGTCGAACACCCGGAACTATACCAATTACAGGTACAGCTAAGCCGCAACGGCAAACAAATTGATGCTGTAAACCAGGCGGTAGGTATCTGGAACATCCGTTTTGATAAAGATAAAGGGTTCTTTTTAAATGATAAAAGTACCAAACTAAAAGGCGTATGTATCCATGACGATGCCGGTGCTTTGGGCGTAGCCGTTCCGCAAGAAGTTTGGGTGCGCCGTTTAAAAATATTAAAAGACGCCGGCGTTAACTCACTGCGTCTGAGCCATAACCCCCACGCCGATTATTTATACGACCTGTGCGATAAAATGGGCTTCTTAGTAATGGATGAAGCATTTGACGAGTGGGAACTGGGCAAAAATAAGTGGGTTAAAGGATGGAATGTAGGCACCCCATCTAAAGATGGCTACCACGAATATTTTAAAGAATGGGCCACGCGCGATCTATCCGATATGGTATTACGTGCCCGCAACCATCCGTCCATTATTATGTGGAGTATTGGTAACGAAATAGATTATCCAAATGATCCATACACCCACGAAGTATTAAACACAGGAAAAAACCCGCAGATTTATGGCAAAGGCTACCTGCGGGATCATCCTGCTGCAAGTGGGTTAACCGTAATTGCCAAACAGCTGGTTAAAGCTGTTAAGGCAATTGATACTACCCGCCCGGTTACTGCAGCGCTTGCGGGCGTAGTGATGTCGAACGAGGTAGGTTACCCGGAAGAACTTGATGTTGTAGGCTATAATTACCAGGAGTACCGTTACGCCGATGATCATAAAAAATATCCCAACCGCATTATTTATGGCAGCGAGAACGGCATGCAACGACAGGCCTGGATTGCGGTTGACAGTAACGAATACATATCTGCCCAATACCTTTGGACGGGGATTGATTACCTGGGCGAGGCCGGTAAATGGCCGCAGCGCAGTAATGGCGCCGGGCTTATTAACCTGGCAGGCTTTAAAAAGCCCGAATACTTTTACAGGCAAAGCCTTTGGGCTGATAAGCCGATGGTTTTTATTGGCGCCAAGCCTATTACGCAACAGGAAGATAAAGGTATCTGGAGCCACAAAGCCATTGAGCCCGTATGGAACTGGCCGGCCGGCAGTAAAATAAGGGTTGATTGTTTTACCAATTGTCAGGAATCAGAATTGTTTTTAAATGGCAAATCGCTCGGTAAAATTTCACGCGCCGATGCTAAAGGCCAAATACCATCATGGGCGGTTGATTATGAGCCGGGCGAACTACTGGTAAAAGGCTATAATAACGGAATTGAAGCAGCCAGCTACACTTTAAAAACAGCCGGTGAGGCTTCTGATATCAAAATAATTGCCGATGGCACAATATTTAACACCAAAACAAAAGGATTAAGCCAGGTAGAGGTACAGGTTACCGATAAAAATGGAGTCTTGGTAGCTAATGCCGACAATGAAGTTGTGGTAAAGCTAACCGGTCCCGCTAAATTATTGGGATTAGAAAGCGGGAGTACCACCAGTCATGAAAACTATCAGTCAAATACCAGCAAGGTTTTGAAAGGCCGCCTGTTGGCCTATATACAAACAACCGGCAAGCCGGGCAAAACTACCGTGCAGTTTAGCGCTGCCGGGCTTAAGTCTGCATCAATCACTTTAACCACAAAATAG
- a CDS encoding glycoside hydrolase family 35 protein, translating to MKFFKLLILPVILLCGISANAQMAKHTFALTDSTFLLDGKPLQIISGEMHYPRVPREAWRQRMKMAKAMGLNTIGTYVFWNVHEPQKGHFDFTGNNDVAAFVKMAKEEGLWVILRPSPYVCAEWEFGGYPYWLEKEKGLVVRSKEPTYLKEYEQYIKEVGKQLAPLQVNHGGNVLMVQIENEYGSYSNDKDYLALNRKMFIDAGFDGQLYTCDPEAAIKDGHLPGLLPAINGVDDVAKVKRLIKENHDGKGPFFIAEWYPAWFDWWGTKHHTVPAEKYLGKLDSVLAAGLSINMYMFHGGTTRGFMNGANYNDKDPYEPQISSYDYDAPLNEAGNATDKYNKFREVIKKHLPAGQTLPDVPAAKPVMNLPAVKLSQTTGLFDILPAAKLSKTPLTFEDLNQAYGFVLYRTTINGGKKGIIKVNGLRDYGIVFVNGKRVGILDRRLKQDSLLANLPKGKVQLDILVENLGRINFGPYLLKNTKGITENVTFAGTEITNWKMFGLPFDDISKIKPKAGKLRANEPVIKTGTFKLAEVADTYLDMSKWGKGVVWVNGHNLGRYWNNGPQQTLYLPAEWLKKSNNNIVVLELIKPSVNVIDGLDKPILDQLQ from the coding sequence ATGAAATTTTTTAAACTATTAATTTTACCCGTTATTCTACTATGTGGCATCAGCGCGAATGCGCAAATGGCCAAACATACTTTTGCATTAACCGATAGCACATTTTTGCTGGATGGCAAACCATTGCAAATTATATCCGGCGAAATGCATTACCCCCGCGTACCGCGCGAAGCCTGGCGCCAGCGTATGAAAATGGCAAAAGCAATGGGGTTAAACACAATAGGTACTTATGTTTTCTGGAATGTTCATGAACCACAAAAAGGGCATTTTGATTTTACCGGTAATAATGATGTAGCCGCGTTTGTAAAAATGGCGAAGGAAGAAGGCTTGTGGGTTATTTTACGCCCAAGCCCGTACGTTTGCGCTGAATGGGAATTTGGCGGATATCCTTACTGGCTGGAAAAAGAAAAAGGCCTGGTAGTGCGCAGTAAAGAACCGACATATTTAAAAGAATATGAGCAATATATTAAAGAGGTGGGCAAACAGCTTGCCCCCTTACAGGTAAACCATGGCGGCAACGTTTTAATGGTGCAAATAGAAAATGAATACGGATCATACTCCAACGATAAAGATTACCTGGCGCTAAACCGTAAAATGTTTATCGACGCCGGTTTTGATGGACAGCTATATACCTGCGACCCTGAAGCTGCTATTAAAGACGGGCACCTTCCCGGGTTACTGCCGGCGATTAACGGTGTTGATGACGTGGCAAAAGTAAAAAGGCTGATTAAAGAAAACCATGATGGTAAAGGCCCGTTCTTTATTGCTGAATGGTACCCAGCCTGGTTTGATTGGTGGGGAACAAAACACCATACCGTACCTGCAGAAAAATACCTGGGTAAATTAGACTCGGTTTTGGCCGCAGGGCTTTCTATCAACATGTACATGTTTCATGGTGGCACAACCCGTGGCTTCATGAACGGCGCCAACTACAACGACAAGGATCCCTATGAGCCGCAAATTAGCAGCTATGACTATGATGCCCCGTTAAATGAGGCTGGTAATGCTACCGATAAATATAATAAGTTTAGAGAGGTAATCAAGAAACACCTTCCGGCCGGCCAAACACTGCCTGATGTACCAGCTGCCAAACCGGTTATGAACCTTCCGGCCGTTAAGCTCAGCCAAACAACAGGTTTGTTTGATATACTGCCAGCTGCCAAACTTAGCAAAACACCCTTAACTTTTGAAGACCTTAACCAGGCCTATGGTTTTGTTTTGTACCGTACTACCATCAATGGTGGTAAAAAAGGTATCATCAAAGTAAATGGTCTGCGCGATTATGGGATTGTATTTGTAAACGGCAAACGCGTAGGTATCCTGGACAGGAGGCTGAAACAGGATAGCCTGTTAGCTAATTTGCCAAAAGGAAAAGTACAACTGGATATCCTGGTCGAAAATCTGGGCCGTATCAATTTTGGGCCTTATTTATTGAAGAATACCAAGGGTATAACCGAAAATGTAACTTTTGCGGGAACCGAAATAACCAACTGGAAAATGTTTGGTTTACCGTTTGACGATATCAGCAAAATAAAGCCCAAAGCAGGCAAGCTAAGGGCAAATGAGCCGGTAATTAAAACTGGAACTTTTAAACTGGCCGAAGTTGCCGATACCTATTTGGATATGAGTAAATGGGGTAAAGGCGTGGTTTGGGTAAACGGACATAACTTAGGGCGTTATTGGAATAACGGGCCGCAACAAACATTATATTTACCTGCCGAGTGGTTGAAAAAAAGTAACAATAATATTGTAGTTTTAGAACTGATTAAACCGTCGGTAAATGTGATAGACGGGTTGGATAAACCAATTCTTGACCAGCTTCAGTAA
- a CDS encoding VCBS repeat-containing protein, with the protein MLKISGKQSKQKQGYLLVLLAFIVLAGCKSSSSADKPGDTLFRLLKPEETHVDFSNTLTEGLNTNVLMYEYFYNGGGVAIGDLNGDGLQDLYFTGNMTDNKLYLNKGHLQFTDVTAAAGVAGRPGPWKTGVSLVDINGDGKIDIYVCYSGKLSAEKRVNELFINQGNDSNGTPVFKEMAADYGLNFPSFSTQAYFFDYDRDGDLDMLLVNHNPKRPNSIDEITISSLMSKTDLESGIRLFRNDNGHFQDITSESGIVNTSLSYGLGAGIADINGDGYPDIYISNDYNVPDRLYLNNKNGKFTDELPRQLGHTSFSSMGNDVADINNDLSPDIYTLDMLPEDNKRQKMLFASDNYEAFNLNLKVGFYYQYMRNMLHVNNGNNTFSEIGQLSGISNTDWSWAPLFADYDNDGWKDLFVSNGYTRDYTNMDFLKYAGDKLSDRRVMRQDLLNLVSQMPSSEVKSYFFKNNADLTFANTSAQWGITQPSNSNGAAYADLDNDGDLDLVINNVNKPAFIYENQSVQQNKNHYLLVQLKGSNKNTQGIGAKVIIYAADKKQYLEQMPTRGYESTVSAVLHFGLGSAKQLDSLRIIWQSGKVQVVKNVKSNQIITLSEKDAAAPYLAQKIAKPLFTEVPSPVKYHSTMSLVNDFKRQPLLVNPLSYNGPCMAKADVNHDGLEDVYVGGDNGSPGALYLQQKNGGFTLKKEIAFESRKTSTDAATVFFDANNDGKPDLYVCAGGYHNYMPDDAALQDRLYINDGSGNFTESINALPKMTGSKSCVKVADINGDGYPDLFVGGRVIPGRYPEAPESYVLLNDGKGHFTDATTKLNPALKRIGMVTDAAWLDMNGDNKPDLVVVGEWMPITVFENNNGKLTDATAKYFDKKYAGWWNCLTVSDVNHDGHPDIIAGNMGLNTQCKATDKEPAEMYYKDFDDNGSIDPILCFYIQHKSYPYVSRDEMLDQISMMRGRFPDYNSYADATIDKVFTPEEMKGTGHLSANCLSTMCFVSNNRGKLRPIALPLQAQYAPVFTITTLDYDKDGQVDLLLCGNINHARVKFGKYDANYGVLLKGNSNGTFNYLPQQKSGFKLPGDVRAVLKVNDLYLFGINGVGVKAYR; encoded by the coding sequence ATGTTAAAAATATCAGGTAAGCAAAGCAAGCAAAAGCAGGGGTATCTCCTGGTATTGCTTGCTTTTATTGTTTTGGCAGGTTGTAAATCGTCATCCAGCGCCGATAAGCCAGGTGATACATTGTTTCGTTTGCTAAAACCAGAAGAAACCCATGTCGATTTCAGCAATACTTTAACCGAAGGCTTAAATACCAACGTGTTAATGTATGAGTATTTTTATAACGGTGGAGGGGTCGCCATTGGCGATCTGAACGGCGATGGCTTACAAGACCTGTACTTTACTGGTAACATGACCGATAATAAATTGTATTTGAACAAAGGTCATTTACAGTTTACCGATGTTACCGCCGCTGCAGGCGTGGCAGGGCGCCCAGGCCCCTGGAAAACGGGTGTAAGTTTGGTTGACATTAATGGCGACGGAAAAATTGATATTTACGTTTGCTATTCGGGGAAATTAAGCGCCGAAAAAAGAGTTAATGAGCTGTTTATAAACCAGGGGAATGATAGTAACGGCACGCCGGTATTTAAAGAAATGGCGGCAGATTATGGTCTCAATTTTCCCTCTTTTAGCACACAGGCCTATTTTTTTGATTATGACAGAGATGGCGACCTGGATATGTTACTGGTAAACCACAATCCTAAACGCCCAAATAGCATTGACGAGATTACCATAAGCAGTCTCATGAGTAAAACCGACCTTGAGTCGGGCATTAGGTTGTTCCGCAATGATAACGGACATTTTCAGGATATAACCAGCGAGTCGGGTATTGTAAACACTTCGTTATCGTATGGCTTGGGCGCAGGTATTGCCGATATTAATGGTGATGGCTACCCCGACATATACATATCCAATGATTACAATGTGCCGGATAGACTGTACCTCAATAATAAAAATGGCAAATTTACCGACGAACTGCCCCGGCAACTGGGACACACGTCGTTTTCATCAATGGGTAACGATGTAGCAGATATTAATAATGACCTTAGCCCCGATATCTACACGTTGGATATGCTGCCGGAAGATAACAAAAGGCAAAAAATGTTATTCGCATCCGATAATTACGAAGCTTTTAATCTTAACCTTAAAGTTGGTTTTTACTACCAGTATATGCGTAATATGTTGCATGTAAATAATGGTAACAACACATTCAGCGAAATTGGGCAACTATCGGGTATATCAAATACCGATTGGAGTTGGGCTCCCTTATTTGCAGATTATGACAACGATGGCTGGAAAGATCTTTTTGTAAGCAACGGTTATACCCGCGATTACACCAATATGGATTTTTTGAAATATGCCGGCGATAAATTAAGCGACAGGCGTGTAATGCGGCAGGATCTTTTGAACCTGGTTAGCCAAATGCCATCGTCGGAAGTAAAGAGTTACTTTTTCAAAAATAACGCCGATCTCACGTTTGCCAACACAAGCGCACAATGGGGGATAACCCAACCATCAAACAGCAATGGCGCCGCATACGCCGACCTGGATAATGATGGCGACCTTGACCTGGTGATTAACAATGTGAATAAGCCGGCATTCATTTATGAAAACCAGTCGGTACAGCAAAATAAAAATCATTACCTGTTGGTACAGCTAAAAGGGTCAAATAAAAACACCCAGGGTATTGGCGCAAAAGTTATAATTTATGCAGCCGATAAAAAGCAATACCTTGAACAAATGCCCACCCGTGGGTATGAATCTACTGTATCGGCGGTATTGCATTTTGGCTTAGGCAGCGCTAAGCAACTGGATTCGCTGCGTATTATATGGCAAAGCGGTAAAGTGCAAGTGGTGAAAAACGTCAAATCAAACCAGATTATTACGCTATCCGAAAAAGACGCGGCAGCACCTTATCTCGCTCAAAAAATAGCAAAACCTTTATTTACTGAAGTGCCGTCGCCAGTTAAGTATCATAGCACCATGAGCCTGGTTAATGATTTTAAACGGCAACCGCTGTTGGTTAATCCGCTATCTTACAACGGTCCATGCATGGCCAAGGCCGATGTAAATCACGATGGGCTGGAGGATGTTTACGTAGGCGGCGACAACGGTAGCCCCGGTGCCTTATATCTTCAGCAAAAAAACGGTGGTTTCACATTGAAAAAAGAAATTGCTTTTGAATCCCGTAAAACCAGTACCGATGCTGCCACGGTTTTTTTTGATGCCAATAACGATGGTAAGCCCGATTTATATGTTTGCGCCGGTGGGTACCACAATTATATGCCCGATGATGCCGCTTTACAAGATAGGTTATATATAAATGACGGTTCGGGGAATTTTACAGAATCAATTAATGCCCTGCCTAAAATGACAGGCAGCAAAAGCTGTGTTAAAGTAGCCGATATTAATGGCGATGGCTACCCCGATTTGTTTGTTGGCGGCAGGGTAATACCAGGCCGGTACCCCGAGGCGCCCGAAAGTTATGTGCTGCTAAATGATGGTAAAGGCCATTTTACAGATGCCACAACAAAATTAAATCCTGCTTTGAAAAGGATAGGGATGGTTACTGATGCCGCCTGGTTAGATATGAATGGCGACAATAAGCCCGATCTGGTGGTAGTTGGTGAATGGATGCCAATAACCGTTTTTGAAAACAACAACGGTAAACTCACCGATGCCACCGCTAAGTATTTTGACAAAAAATACGCTGGCTGGTGGAATTGTTTAACCGTGAGCGACGTTAACCACGACGGTCACCCAGATATCATTGCCGGTAACATGGGCCTCAATACACAATGCAAAGCAACCGACAAAGAGCCGGCCGAAATGTATTATAAAGATTTTGACGACAACGGATCAATTGACCCCATACTATGTTTTTACATTCAGCATAAAAGTTACCCTTATGTTAGCCGCGATGAAATGCTTGACCAGATTAGCATGATGCGTGGCCGGTTCCCGGACTATAACAGTTATGCTGATGCAACTATCGACAAGGTTTTTACCCCCGAAGAAATGAAAGGAACAGGGCACCTGTCGGCAAATTGCCTGTCAACCATGTGCTTTGTAAGTAACAACAGGGGTAAATTACGCCCGATAGCCTTGCCATTGCAGGCACAGTACGCGCCTGTGTTTACTATAACTACGTTGGACTATGACAAAGATGGGCAGGTTGATCTTTTATTGTGCGGAAATATTAACCATGCAAGGGTAAAGTTTGGTAAGTACGACGCCAACTATGGAGTATTACTCAAAGGAAATAGCAACGGAACATTTAACTATTTGCCTCAGCAAAAATCCGGGTTTAAATTACCTGGCGATGTAAGGGCGGTTTTAAAAGTAAATGATTTGTATTTGTTTGGAATTAACGGCGTGGGTGTAAAAGCATACCGATAA